The following coding sequences lie in one Brevibacterium marinum genomic window:
- a CDS encoding TetR/AcrR family transcriptional regulator, whose product MDHKPGRRRTKRLKAMQHVQTVALRLFDQNGFRAVTIEQVAEAADVSESSIYRYFGTKEGIVLADPDFPNQVLSTDASPVAERGAGQTDQELVDRVQSTLVTALNTRARDPIVQDRLRYLVEVPDLQAALALDLHRRIRELTHMAGGDGTSGSMSFDAEIAISATYGAVLGALQHWRNVGFEAPLDELLDRAIERINTGLAADDSTADTPSDRCRE is encoded by the coding sequence ATGGACCACAAGCCAGGACGACGCAGGACGAAGCGCCTCAAAGCCATGCAGCACGTTCAGACGGTCGCCCTCCGTCTTTTCGATCAGAACGGATTTCGAGCCGTGACGATTGAACAGGTCGCAGAGGCTGCCGACGTCTCGGAGAGCTCTATCTATCGTTATTTCGGAACGAAAGAGGGGATAGTGCTCGCTGACCCAGACTTTCCGAACCAAGTCTTGAGTACCGACGCTTCGCCAGTGGCCGAGAGAGGTGCCGGGCAGACAGACCAAGAACTTGTTGATCGAGTTCAGAGCACTCTGGTCACGGCTCTGAATACTCGTGCAAGGGATCCGATCGTCCAAGATCGTCTGCGATACCTTGTGGAAGTCCCCGATCTGCAGGCTGCTCTCGCACTCGATCTGCATCGGCGCATTCGCGAACTGACGCACATGGCCGGCGGAGATGGAACGTCCGGGTCGATGAGCTTCGATGCTGAGATCGCGATCAGTGCAACTTACGGCGCCGTGCTCGGTGCATTGCAGCATTGGAGGAACGTCGGTTTCGAGGCTCCACTCGATGAGCTCTTGGATCGTGCAATCGAGAGGATCAACACTGGACTTGCTGCCGATGACTCGACTGCCGACACGCCGTCAGACCGCTGCCGCGAGTGA
- the sigJ gene encoding RNA polymerase sigma factor SigJ, whose translation MESVFDKHRGLLFRVAYSILGSVSGAEDIVQESWLKWDRRRRDDIVRPRAFLVRVATNLAVDELRAQKRRREDYVGVWLPEPLVSDKDPSENFVDSEDITLGMLVVLETLSPLERATFVLREAFRFDYDEIARILNRSSASVRKLAQRAREHVRARRPRFTADPSTAEAAARRFLDAALGGDMDALLEVVAPDAILYNDGGGKAPAALKPIYGATKVAWLMASVGPRYASFDRAWMAGTEPAVVLRDRDGQIISVLAFEADPDSGLVRRAYGVVNPEKLRMSRQW comes from the coding sequence GTGGAATCGGTCTTCGATAAGCATCGTGGTCTGCTGTTTCGGGTGGCCTACAGCATCCTCGGGTCGGTGTCCGGGGCCGAAGATATCGTGCAGGAGTCTTGGTTGAAGTGGGACCGCCGCCGAAGGGACGATATTGTCCGTCCCCGTGCCTTTCTCGTGCGAGTCGCCACCAACCTCGCAGTGGATGAACTGCGCGCGCAGAAACGGCGGCGAGAGGACTATGTCGGAGTGTGGTTGCCCGAACCGTTGGTCAGCGACAAAGACCCGTCTGAGAATTTTGTTGACTCGGAGGACATCACTCTCGGCATGCTCGTCGTTCTGGAGACGCTCTCGCCGCTGGAGAGGGCGACATTTGTGCTCCGTGAAGCCTTTCGATTCGACTACGATGAGATCGCCCGGATTCTCAATCGCTCTTCTGCCTCTGTGCGCAAGCTTGCCCAGCGAGCCCGTGAACACGTGCGTGCACGTCGCCCGCGGTTCACAGCAGATCCGTCGACCGCCGAAGCTGCTGCCAGGAGGTTCCTCGACGCCGCGCTCGGAGGAGACATGGACGCATTGCTCGAAGTCGTGGCTCCTGACGCGATCTTGTACAACGACGGCGGCGGGAAAGCGCCCGCGGCGCTGAAGCCGATCTACGGTGCAACGAAGGTTGCGTGGCTCATGGCCAGCGTCGGTCCGCGGTATGCCTCTTTTGATCGAGCGTGGATGGCGGGTACTGAACCAGCTGTCGTCCTCCGCGATCGTGACGGGCAGATAATTTCCGTGCTTGCCTTCGAGGCTGACCCCGACAGCGGTCTGGTGCGACGCGCATACGGCGTCGTCAACCCTGAGAAGCTGCGAATGTCCAGGCAGTGGTGA
- a CDS encoding GNAT family N-acetyltransferase, which produces MPTLSGVVGLCGFLCTGGRRRLISKGKSMNEHATRAERALDIRIVRDLTLAAFPTDLEASIVDRLRLDRAWIEGLSVLALDDTGAIMGHALLSRCHIGEAPSLLLGPVSVWPQRQRQGYGSAAIRAALEAAQRLNERHVVVVGHPDYYPRFGFQRASTFDITTSDGSPDEAVMALTLDSAASLPAGVVAYAAPFAS; this is translated from the coding sequence ATGCCGACACTCAGTGGGGTGGTTGGCCTGTGCGGCTTCCTCTGCACCGGCGGACGGAGGCGACTCATCAGTAAAGGAAAATCGATGAATGAACATGCGACAAGGGCCGAGCGGGCTCTAGACATACGCATTGTTCGAGATCTGACGTTGGCGGCTTTCCCCACAGATCTCGAGGCGTCCATCGTCGACAGGCTGCGCCTCGATCGGGCATGGATTGAGGGCCTGTCCGTTCTGGCTCTCGACGATACTGGTGCGATCATGGGCCATGCCCTCTTATCAAGGTGCCACATCGGAGAGGCACCGTCACTGCTATTGGGGCCGGTTTCGGTGTGGCCACAGCGGCAGAGGCAAGGCTACGGTTCGGCCGCAATCCGCGCAGCTCTTGAAGCGGCGCAGCGGCTCAATGAGCGGCATGTCGTCGTCGTGGGCCATCCTGACTACTATCCACGATTCGGATTCCAGCGTGCTTCCACTTTCGATATCACAACGAGCGATGGATCGCCGGACGAAGCCGTCATGGCGCTGACTCTCGATTCGGCGGCATCATTGCCTGCTGGAGTCGTCGCCTACGCTGCGCCATTCGCTTCGTGA